The genomic region GCATGCTGGTTCCTTCGCTCACCTGGCCCTGGATGGGCGAGGTGCTGCAGGGCGCCGTGGACGTGGTCGAGTCCGAGGGCTACGGCCTGCTGCTGTTCACCTGCAACCGGGGTGAGGAGTCGATGCAGCAGTTCGCCTCGCAGGTCTCGGCGCAGTCCTTCGACGGCCTGCTGGTGATCGAGCCGGAAGGCACGCTCGCCTACATCGAACAGCTGCACTCCCGCGGCTTGCCCGTCGTCCTGATCGACGACCGGGCCAAGCAGCCGCTGTTCCCGTCCGTCGCCACCACCAACCGTGCCGGTGGCGCGGCCGCGGCCCAGCACCTGCTGGAGCTCGGTCGGCGCCGGCCGCTGGTGATCACCGGCGTGGACTGGTTCGGCTGCACCCAGGAACGCCTGGACGGTTTCCGCGACACCTACGCGGCGGCCGGGATCGAGCTGGACCCACGGCTCGTCCACGAGGGCGACTTCACCCACGCGAGCGGGCGCCGCGGTGTCCAGCAGGCGCTCGACGCGGGGCTGACCTTCGACGCGATCTTCGCGCACAACGACCTGTCCGCCGGCGGCGCCATCCAGGCCGTGCGGGAGGCCGGGCGCAACGTACCGAACGACGTGTCGGTGGTCGGCTTCGACGACATCCCGTACGCCCAGCACACCGAGCCGCCGCTCACCACCGTGCACCAGCCGATGCGTCAGATGGGCCAGGCGGCGGCCCGGATGCTGATGGGCTACTTCGGCGGCCGGCCGCTGCCCGACGCTCCCCAGGTGCTGCCCACGACGCTGATCGTGCGCAGTTCGACAGCCCCCGTCCGCCCCTCGTAGGACAACCGGCGGCGAGGCAGCTGCCCCTGCTTCGCCGCCGGTCCCCACCCGCCGATACCGATCCGTTAGGCCGTCCGCTCTTTCCATGAGAGCGCTTTCACGGCACGATGCGACCCCAAAAGCACCACCCGACAGTCATCCGACCGTCATCCGCCAGCAGTTGGACGAACACAGGAGGAACGATGCGAGCACGACGCTCAGTCGCGCTGGCCCTCACGGGCCTGCTCGCGGCAGCACTGGCTGCCTGCAGTAACGGGGACACGAACAACTCGACCGCGAGTTCCGGCGGGACCGCCGCGACCGTCCTGAACGTCGGTATGCCGAACGGCCCGCAGACGGAGAACCACAACCCGTTCCTCGGTTCGTCCTCGGGCGCCTCGCTCGGTTACCGGTGGATGATCTACGAGCCGCTGGTGATGATCAACGGCATCAAGCCGCAGGAGCCCGGCAAGCCGTGGCTGGCGACCGAGTGGAAGTGGGCCGACAACTTCACCAAGCTGTCGCTGACCATCCGCGACGGTGTCACCTTCTCCGACGGCAAGCCGATGACCGCCGCCGACGTCGCGTACTCGTTCCAGCTGCGCAAGGACAACGAGGGCCTCAACCAGGACGCGATCCCCTACGGCACCATCACCCAGAGCGGCAACAAGGTCGACCTGACCTTCACCCGCTCGCAGTTCGTGAACCAGAACAAGATCCTCGCCGTGTTCGTCGTCCCGAAGCACCAGTGGTCGACCTTCAAGGACCCGAACCAGGACACCGTCAAGCAGCCGATCGGCACCGGCCCGTACAAGCTGAAGTCGTTCACCCCGCAGTCCACCACGCTGGAGCTGCGCGGTGAGTACTGGCAGGAGCTGCCGAAGGTCAAGGAGCTGCGCTACACGTCGTACAACGACAACAACGCGCAGACCACCGCGCTGGCCAACGGCGCCTCGGAGTGGAGCTTCGTCTTCGTCCCGAACGTGAAGACGGTCTTCCAGAACAAGGACCCGGAGAACCACAAGGTCTGGGCGCCGGCGAACCTCGGCATTCACGGGCTGTGGATCAACACGACCCGCAAGCCGTTCGATAACCCGGCCCTGCGGCGCGCGATGGACAAGGTGATCAACCGCGACGACATCTTCCAGCAGGCCGAGGCCGGCTACTTCTACCCGAAGATCGAGTCCGTCACCGGCATCCCGACCCCGGCCGGTGAGTCGTTCATCGCGCCGGAGTTCAAGGACAAGTTGCACGCCGTGGACGTCGACGGCGCCAAGGCCGAGCTGGCCGCCGCCGGCTTCAAGCTCGAGGGCGACACGCTGAAGGACCCGAGCGGCAAGCCGGTCACCATCACGCTCACCGACCCGGCCGGCTGGTCGGACTACATCACCAGCCTGGAGATCATCAAGGACAACCTGTCCACGATCGGGATCAAGGCGAGCATCGACAAGGCGAACCAGGACGCCTGGTTCAAGGCCTTCGACGAGGGCGACTTCGACGCCGGCATGCACTGGACCAACGGCGGCGCCACGCCGTACGACATCTACCAGAACATCATGGACGGCAAGATCCTCAAGCCGGTCGGCAAGGGCGGGGTGAGCGGCAACTACGGCCGGTTCAACAGCCCGGAGGCGACCAAGGCGCTGGACCAGTACGCCAACGCGACCGACGACGCCGCCCGCACCGCGGCGCTGAACACGCTGCAGAAGATCATGGTCGAGCAGATGCCGATCGTCCCGACCGGCGCGTCCAACATCGGCGCGCTGTACAGCACCAAGAACTGGGTCGGCTGGCCGGACGAGCAGAACCAGTACGCGCCGGCCCAGCCGACGCAGCAGAACGCTCTGCAGATCGTCCTGAGCCTGAAGCCCGCAGGGGCCTGACCCCCACCGCGGCCGGGAGCTCACGCCCTGGAGCTCCCGGCCGCGGCACCCCTGTGCCGAACCCGCGAGGAGTCAGGAAAGATGACGGCGACGCAAGCAGCACCGACCACTGGCGACGTGGTCCTCGAGGCCGAGAACCTCACCAAACACTTCCCCGTCCGGCGGGGCCTGCGCGACCTGTTCACCCGCGAGCGCAAAGCCGTGCACGCGGTGGACGACATCCAGCTGACGCTGCGCCGCGGGCGGGTCACCGCCCTGGTCGGCGAGTCCGGCTCCGGCAAGTCCACGGTCGCGCGCCTGATGGCCCAGCTGTACACCCGCACCTCCGGTGACATCCGGCTGCACGGCGAGTCGGTCACCGTGCACGGCGGCCGCAAGTTCCGCGCCTACTGCCGCCAGGTGCAGATGATCTTCCAGGACCCGTTCGCGTCGCTGAACCCGGTCCACACCGTGCGGTACCACCTGACCCGGGCGCTGAAGATCCATGGCCGGGCCGGCACGAACTCCGCCGAGCTGGAGCAGAACCTGCGCGACCTGCTGCTGAGGGTGCAGCTCACTCCGCCGGAGCGGTACCTGGACAAGTTCCCGCACGAGCTGTCCGGCGGTCAGCGCCAGCGGGTGTCGATCGCTCGTGCGCTCGGCGCGGACCCGAAGGCCCTGCTCGCCGACGAGCCGGTCTCGATGCTGGACGTGTCGATCCGCCTCGGCGTCCTGAACCTGCTGCGGGACCTGAAGGAACGCCTCGACCTGGCGATCCTCTACATCACCCACGACATCGCCTCGGCCCGCTACTTCGCCGACGAGACCCTGGTCATGTACGCCGGCCGGATGGTCGAGGGCGGCGACTCCGAGACCGTCACCCAGCACCCGGCGCACCCCTACACCCGGCTGCTGATCGAAAGCGCGCCGGATCCCGACCGGCTGGACCGGGTCGGCGACCCGAAGGACGCGCCGGCCGACGAGGGTGGCGGCGAGCCGCCGAGCCTGATCGCCCCGCCGACCGGCTGCCGCTTCCACCCGCGCTGCGTGCACGCGATGCCGAAGTGCTCCACCGAGCACCCGCCCCGGTTCGAGCTGCCCCTGGTCGACAGCGGCCAGGCCCACTGGGCGGCCTGCTGGCTCTACGAGGAAGGAGCCGCGAAGTGAAGTTCCTGCTGCAGCGGATCGCGTTCTACCTGTTCACGGCGTGGGCCGCGATCACCATCAACTTCTTCATCCCGCGGCTGATCCCGGGTGACCCGGTCACCTCGCTGATCAACAAGTTCCAGGGCCAGATGAGCACCGAGGCGATCGACTCGCTCTACGTGCTGTTCGGCCTGGACAAGGACGCGAGCGTGTGGAGCCAGTACGTCGACTACTGGGGTCAGGTGTTCCGCGGCGACCTCGGGCTGTCGTTCACGTTCTTCCCGACCCCGGTCTCCGACATCCTCGGCCAGAGCCTGCCGTGGACGATCGCGCTGGTCGGCATCACCACCTTCGCCAGCTTCGTGATCGGCACCGGCCTCGGCGTACTGGCCGGCTGGCGGCGGGGTTCGTGGCTCGACGGCCTGCTGCCGGTGACCACGTTCCTGTCCTCGATCCCGTACTTCTGGCTGGGCCTGATCGCGATCACCCTGCTGGCCGGCCAGGGCAGCTTCTTCCCGTCGTCCGGCGGCTACGAGCCCGGCCTGGTGCCGTCCTGGAACAGCGAGTTCATCGGCAGCGCGGTCCAGCACAGCCTGCTGCCGGCGGTCACCATCCTGATCTCGTCGGTCAGCGGCTGGATCCTCAGCATGCGCAACATGATGGTCACCGTCGCCTCGGAGGACTACATCACCGTCGCGCACGCCAAGGGCCTGTCCGAGCGCCGGGTGATGGTCAGCTACGCGGCCCGCAACGCGCTGCTGCCCAACGTGTCCGGGTTCGCGCTGTCGCTCGGCTTCATCGTCGGCGGAACCCTGCTGGTGGAGATCGTCTTCTCCTACCCCGGCATCGGCTACAACCTGTTCCAGGCGGTCGGCGCCAAGGACTACCCGCTGATGCAGGGCGTCTTCCTGGTGATCACGATCTCGGTGCTGGTCGCCAACCTGATCGCCGACATCGCGTACCTGCTGCTCGACCCGCGCACCCGCAAGGAGGGCTGACGATGTCGGCACCCGCCACCACCATCACCGCGGTCACGCCCGAAGGCCCCGAGGTCGAGGCCGCGCCCGCCAAGCGGCAACGACTCCGGTTCGTCGCGAACCCGAAGGCCACCACCGGCCTGGTCGTGCTCGCGCTCTTCTGCCTGATCGCGGTCATCGGGCCCTGGATCGCGCCGTACGATCCGTCCGCGCGCAGCAGCGACCTGCTCCAGCCGCCGTCGGCCCAGCACTGGTTCGGCACCACCCACCTGGGGCAGGACATCTTCTCGCAGGTGCTGGTCGGCACCCGCGGCGTCATGTTCGTCGGCCTGCTGGCCGGTATCGTGGCGACCGCACTGTCGGTGCTGATCGGGGTCAGTTCCGGCTTCCTCGGCGGTGCCGCCGACGAGGCCCTGTCGGCGCTGTCGAACGTCTTCCTGGTCATCCCCGCGCTGCCGCTGATCATCATCGTCGCCTCGACCATTCCCGGCGCCGGCGACCTGATGATCGCCCTTGTCATCGGCCTGACCTCGTGGGCCTGGGGTGCGCGGGTGCTGCGGGCCCAGACCCTGTCGTTGCGCCGCCGCGACTACGTCGAGGCCGCCCGGGCGACCGGCGAGAGCACCTGGCGCATCATCACCGTCGAGATCCTGCCCAACCTGACCGCGATCATCGCCTCGGGCTTCGTCGGTACGGTGATCTTCGCGGTGATGTCGGAGATCACGCTGGCCTTCATCGGCATCTCGACGATCTCGGAGTGGAACTGGGGCACGATCCTGTTCTGGGCGCAGAGCCAGCAGGCCCTCGCCCAGGGCGCGTGGTGGTGGTTCGTCCCGGCCGGCCTGGCGATCGCCGTGCTGGGCACCGCGCTGTCGCTGGTCAACTTCGGCATCGACGAGTTCGTCAGCCCGCGGCTGCGCAGCAGCGGGCACACCCGGGTGAAGACCAAGGACGGCCGCACGGTCCGGATGAAGGTCGGTTTCACCCCGGTGCTCACCACCCACGACAAGACCGCGCCGGTGACCCCGGTCGTGCGCGTCGACGAAGCGAAGGGCACGGTCTGATGCCGAAGGAACCAGTCCTGGAGATCAGGAACTTCAACGTCGACTACGGCCTCGGCGACCAGGCGGTCCGGGCCATCCGCGACGTCACCCTCACCCTGCACCGCGGGGAGGTGCTCGGCCTGGCCGGCGAGTCCGGCAGCGGCAAGTCCACGCTCGCGTACGGCGTCACCCGGCTGCTGCCGCCGCCCGGCGTGATCAGCGGCGGCTCGGTGATCTACCACCCGCCGGGCGACCAGCCGTACGACGTGATGGCGCTGTCGCCGGCCGAGCTGCGCAAGTTCCGCTGGGCCGAGACGTCGATCGTGTTCCAGGGCGCGATGAACTCGCTCAACCCGGTGCACAAGGTCTCCACCCAGATGCTCGACGTGATCCGCGCGCACGAACCCCAGCTGAGCGGGCCCGCCCGGGTCGCCCGGGCCCAGGAGATGCTCAAGCTGGTCGGCATCTCGGCCGACCGGATGGACGCCTACCCGCACCAGTTGTCCGGCGGCATGCGGCAGCGGGTGATGATCGGCATGGCGCTCGTGCTCGAGCCGCAGATCGTGATCATGGACGAGCCGACCACCGCGCTCGACGTGGTGATGCAGCGCCAGATCCTCGCCCAGCTGGTCGAGCTGCGCGAACGCCTCGGCTTCTCGGTGCTGTTCATCACCCACGACCTGTCGCTGCTGGTCGAGTTCTCCGACCGGATCGCGATCATGTACGGCGGCCGGATCGTCGAGCAGGCGCGCTCGGCCGACCTCTACAAGGACTCCCTGCACCCGTACAGCGAAGGCCTGCTGAAGTCCTTCCCCGCCCTGCGCGGACCGCGCCGGGAGCTGAGCGGGATCCCCGGCTCGCCGCCCGACCTGCGCGGCATGCCGACCGGTTGCTCGTTCCACCCGCGCTGCCCGCACGCGTTCGACCGCTGCTCGACGGACATCCCCGTCCTCGGCGTCCCGGAGGCCAGGAACGACCCGAACCGTTCGGTGGCCTGCTGGCTGCCCGGCCGGGTCCCTGTCGCCTAACTCGCCCACTTCCCCGAAGGGAGTCAGTACGGCGCCCGCGCCTGCCCACCGGTGGGTGCGGGTGACGTACGTCCACCATGAACACAACTGCTGCCCCCTCCACCTCGACGGAGGCCGCCCTGATCGCGGGCCTGCCGGCCGGTTTCCGCTGGGGTGTCGCCACCTCGGCGTACCAGATCGAAGGCGCGGTCGACGCCGACGGCCGGACGCCGTCGATCTGGGACACCTTCTGCCGGGTCCCGGGCGCGGTGCACAACGGCGAGAACGGTGACGTCGCCTGCGAGCACTACACCCGGATGCCCGACGACGTCGCCCTGATCAAGGACCTCGGCCTGGACACGTACCGGTTCTCGGTGTCCTGGCCACGGGTGCAGCCGCGCGGCACCGGTGGGGTGAACCCGGCCGGCATCGCCTTCTACGACCGCCTGGTCGACGAGCTCCTTGCCAGTGGCATCGATCCGTGGGTGACCCTGTACCACTGGGACCTGCCACAGGAGCTGGAGGACGCCGGTGGCTGGCCGGCCCGCGACACGGCGTACCGGTTCGCGGACTACTCGATGCTGGTGTTCGACGCGTTGAGCGACCGGGTGGACACCTGGACCACGCTGAACGAACCGTGGTGCTCGGCGATGCTCGGCTACGCGTACGGCGCGCACGCCCCCGGCAAGCAGGACTTCCCCGCCGCCGTCGCCGCCGTCCACCACCTGCTGCTCGGCCACGGCCTGGCCACCGAGCGGATGCGCGAAGCCGCCCCGCGCAAGCTCGACATCGGCATCACCCTGAACGCCGCCACGGCGTACCCGGCCTCCGACGCCGAACCGGACCTCGAGGCCGCCCGGCGCGCCGACGGCATGGGCGCCCGGCTGTACCTGGACCCGCTCGTGCACGGCCGCTACCCGGCCGACGTGATCGCCGACCTGGCCGCCCAGGGCGCCGAGCTCCCGGTCCAGGACGGCGACCTGGCGACCATCTCCGCGCCGATCGATGTGCTCGGCATCAACTACTACTTCAGCCAGCAGTTCACCGGCTACGCCGAGGACGGCCGCACGGTCGGTGAGGACGGCCTGCCGATCAGCCGCACCCTGCCGCTCAACCGGCCGCGCACGGCGATGGACTGGGAGATCGTGCCGGAAGGTTTCACCGACCTGCTGGTCCGGATCAGCCGCGACTACCCCGGGCTCCCGATGGTCGTCACCGAGAACGGCGCCGCCTTCGACGACGAGCCCGACGAGAACGGCTTCGTCGCCGACGACGGGCGTACGGCGTACTTCACGGCCCACCTGGCGGCGGTGGCATCGGCGATCGAGCAGGGCGCTGACATCCGCGGATACCTGGCGTGGTCGCTGCTGGACAACTTCGAGTGGGCCTACGGCTACGAGAAGCGGTTCGGCATCGTGCGCGTGGACTACGGAACCCAGGCGCGGACCCCTAAGCAGTCAGCGTTGTACTTGAAGGACTTGGCCGAGCAGCATCGCCGGCGCTGACTGCTGCGCCGCTGACGCGCAATCTCACCGCTGGCAGCCTTTGACACCGATAACTTGGAGGACGGCATCAGCGATGAGATAGCGCGTCAGTGAAGGGGTGAGGTGGGGGTTGGCTGGGGTCAAGGAGGAGTTGTGGGCGGGGTTGCGGGCGGCGCGGGAGGCGAATCTGCGCAAGGCGGAGGGGCTCAGCGAGTACGACCTGCGGCGGCCGATGACGGCGAGTGGGACCAACCTGCTGGGGGTGCTGAAGCACCTCGGCGGGATGGAGTGCGGGTACCTCGGTGAAACCTTCGGGCGGGACCTGGATCGGGTGATTCCCGGCGACGAGGACTGGGAGGGTGCCGCCGACCTGTGGGCGCGGCCGGACGAGTCGGCGGGGTTCATCGTCGACTGGTACCGGGAGGCTTGTGCGCATGCCGACGCGACCATCGCGATGCTGGAACTGGATGCGCCGGGGTGGGTTGGGCACTGGGACGAGGGGCATCAGGCGACGACGCTCGGCGCGATGATGGTTCGCGTGCTCGGTGAGGAGTGCCGGCACGGGGGACAGCTGGACGTCGTGCGCGAGCTCGTCGACGGGACCGGAGACGCGCGGGATGCGGAGAAGGACCCGGAGGTGCGGCGAGCGTTCGTGGCGAGGGTGCAGGCTGCCGCGGATGTGTTCGGGCCGCAACAGCCTCACTAGCCGACCGACGCCGACTGCGGGGTACGGCGTACCGGTGGTCACCCGCCCAAGTACTCGTTGACAGCAGCCACCATCGACGGCACCCGTTCGTCGTAGACGCCGTGGGCTCGTCGGTCAACTGTCTTGAGCGTCGAGTTGGGCAGCTTCTGGTGCAGCGCCCGCGCCCACCGTACCGGGATGTTGTCTCGTTCCGCCTGCACGATCAGCATCGACACGTTGTTGCCGATAGCAAGATCCGGCTCGGTCGTGTGCTGGGTCCAGTACGCGCACGGCAGGAATGCCATGGCGAACAGCGGTTGCGTGTCACGGGCGTTGCGCAGATCCCGCCGGTACGCCGCCAGGTCGCTCGGCCAGCCTCGGTCGTTGCAGGTGTACGCGACGGACGCCGCCACGAACTGCGAGATCATCGGCACGGTCCCGTAGTACTGCGCGAGCCAGCCGGCCAGTTCCTCGGAGGGTTCGGCGCGCCGACCAGCCGCGGCGTCGAGCACCGTGCGGACGTTGCGCGCCATCAGGTCCCGGTCGCTCTCGTCGCCGAGGGCCGACTGGAGCAGCCAGGGCAGCGCGGCCGAGTCGACGCGGTAGTCGCCGATGGCAAGAGTCTTCCTTTGCCGCAGCACCCTGGTGACGGCGGTGCGGATCTGCAGACCCGAGCGGCCGAGGTGGTACGTGTCGTCACGCCACGCGGCCCAGGCGGCCCACTCGTCGAAGGCGGCCTCGCTCTGCTCACCGGTCGCCAGGTGGTGGTACTCCGAACCTTCGACGTCCGTGACGCTGTCGACCACCATCCGGTCGACCCGTGACGGAAACAGCTGGCTGTAGACGACTCCGAGATCCGCACCCCACGACACCCCGTAGTACGAGATCTTCTCCTCCCCCAGCGCGGCCCGGATCGCGTCCATGTCGCGCGCCGTGTTGCGGATGCTCGCGTGGCGCAGGCCGTCCCGCGGGCACCCGGCAACGAAGCGCGCGGCGTTCCGGCTCGACGCCTGGAAGTCCGCCGCGGTCGGCGACGAGCGGAACACGTCAGCAAGCCGCACCGGACCACAGTCGATCGGAGCGCTGCGCCCGGTGAAGCGCGGATCGAACCCGATCAGGTCGTACTGCGCGGCAACCTCGCCCAGCAGCCCCTTGAGCTCCGCCGGATAGCCGATTCCTGGTCCACCCGGGCCACCGGGATTCACCAGCAGTACGCCGCGCCGCTTGGCCGGGTCTGCCTTGATCCGCGACACCGCGAGATCGATCGTGCGCCCGTCGGGCCGCAGCGGATCCAGCGGCACCCGGACCGTCGTACAGGTGGCGTCCGCGGCGTCGAGCTCGGCTCCGGCGTCGCCGGAGCCAGTACGGCAGTCCTGCCAGGTCGGCTCGGCCGGTGCGGCCCGCGCCTCCAGCGGTACGACGGCGGGCAGGAGGAGCAGCAGAGCAGCCATGATTCGCATGCTCCGACCCTAGGAATCGGAGCAGCCCCCGACCTGGGCCCAGAAGCCCGACCGTGAGTAGCGCTCGCGCTCCCCTCCGCGCTCCAGTCGACAGAAGGTGGGGCGGGTACCGATGTGGTAACTGCAGCTTTGTGCAGCGCACGCCTGCTGCCCAAAGAGTTGAAGTTCTGATCAAATAGACCCAGTGGTGGCCGGTGTTCCCGCGAAGTCACCGGCCACCACCCTGCCGAACGCCGGACTCCGGGCCCGGCGTTCAGCTCTGTCCGGGCCCGTGGCGGCGCCTCTACGTCACCGTGCGGTGACCCGGGTGAGAGGCGTCAGCCGTTCCAGCCGGAGCCCTGCTTGACCCGAGTGCCGAGCCCGCTCGCCTTGCCCGGGTACAGGTACATGTCACCGCCGGTGTTCGCCACCGTGATCAGGTCCGGGATCTTGTCGCCGGTGAGGTCACTCACCCCCGTCAGCGAGCGCATCCCGTTCCAGCCGCCGGTGCCGATCTCGACCCGCGACGTACCGCCGGCGAACGTGAGGCCCTTGTAGAGCCACAGCTTGCCCGTGCCGGAGTCGACCGCGACGAAGTCGGGCTTGCCGTCGCGGGACAGGTCGCCGATCGGCGCGAGCTTGGTCATCTTCGTCCAACTGGTGCCGAGCTGCTTGCGGGCGGCGAGGCCGTTGAGCTTGCCGGGGTAGACCCACAGCCTGCCGGTCGACTTCTCGATCGTGACCAGGTCCGGCTTGGAGTCGCCGGTGATGTTGCCGGCACCGATCAGGTCGCGCATGCCGTTCCAGCCGCCGGTGCCGATCAGGAGCCGGGTCGAAGCGGCCAGGGCAGGACCGCGGTACAGCCAGAGCTTGCCGGTGGACTTCTCCACCGCCGCCACGTCGGCCTTGCCGTCGCCGGTCAGGTCGCCGACCCCGGCCAGCTCGGTCATCGCGTTCCAGCCGGTGCCGAGCTTGACCGCGTTGCTGCCGCCCTGGAACGAGCCGTGGCCGGTGTTGGTGTACCGGTACAGCGCGCCGCTCGGCCGGTGCACCGCGATCATGTCGGTCAGACCGTCGCCACTGAGGTCACCGGCGGCGGTCAGGTCGGCGTCGGAGTGGCCGGCGACGTACGCCAGGCCGTAGCTCTGCATGGTTGCGTTCAGCGCCGCGGCGGTCAGCGTGTGGGTACCACCGGTTGGCTTCCACGGGTCCCAGACGGTCAGCGTCTTCTTCGTGAGGTCGTAACCGTAGATCAGGATCTGGTGCCCGAAGTGGCCGCTCATGCCCTTGTTCCAGGGCAGCTTCTCCATCCAGACGCCGATGGTCGGCGCCCGCTTCAGGGTGCCGATGTCGTACGCCGCCCAGTTCAGCAGGTTCGTCGCGTTGCCGGTGGTCTCGG from Kribbella flavida DSM 17836 harbors:
- a CDS encoding LacI family DNA-binding transcriptional regulator yields the protein MSITIADVAARAGVSKTTVSRVLNGKGELDLRTAERVRQVIDELGYVPSARAVGLARGRTRIVGMLVPSLTWPWMGEVLQGAVDVVESEGYGLLLFTCNRGEESMQQFASQVSAQSFDGLLVIEPEGTLAYIEQLHSRGLPVVLIDDRAKQPLFPSVATTNRAGGAAAAQHLLELGRRRPLVITGVDWFGCTQERLDGFRDTYAAAGIELDPRLVHEGDFTHASGRRGVQQALDAGLTFDAIFAHNDLSAGGAIQAVREAGRNVPNDVSVVGFDDIPYAQHTEPPLTTVHQPMRQMGQAAARMLMGYFGGRPLPDAPQVLPTTLIVRSSTAPVRPS
- a CDS encoding ABC transporter ATP-binding protein, translating into MTATQAAPTTGDVVLEAENLTKHFPVRRGLRDLFTRERKAVHAVDDIQLTLRRGRVTALVGESGSGKSTVARLMAQLYTRTSGDIRLHGESVTVHGGRKFRAYCRQVQMIFQDPFASLNPVHTVRYHLTRALKIHGRAGTNSAELEQNLRDLLLRVQLTPPERYLDKFPHELSGGQRQRVSIARALGADPKALLADEPVSMLDVSIRLGVLNLLRDLKERLDLAILYITHDIASARYFADETLVMYAGRMVEGGDSETVTQHPAHPYTRLLIESAPDPDRLDRVGDPKDAPADEGGGEPPSLIAPPTGCRFHPRCVHAMPKCSTEHPPRFELPLVDSGQAHWAACWLYEEGAAK
- a CDS encoding ABC transporter permease, producing MKFLLQRIAFYLFTAWAAITINFFIPRLIPGDPVTSLINKFQGQMSTEAIDSLYVLFGLDKDASVWSQYVDYWGQVFRGDLGLSFTFFPTPVSDILGQSLPWTIALVGITTFASFVIGTGLGVLAGWRRGSWLDGLLPVTTFLSSIPYFWLGLIAITLLAGQGSFFPSSGGYEPGLVPSWNSEFIGSAVQHSLLPAVTILISSVSGWILSMRNMMVTVASEDYITVAHAKGLSERRVMVSYAARNALLPNVSGFALSLGFIVGGTLLVEIVFSYPGIGYNLFQAVGAKDYPLMQGVFLVITISVLVANLIADIAYLLLDPRTRKEG
- a CDS encoding ABC transporter ATP-binding protein gives rise to the protein MPKEPVLEIRNFNVDYGLGDQAVRAIRDVTLTLHRGEVLGLAGESGSGKSTLAYGVTRLLPPPGVISGGSVIYHPPGDQPYDVMALSPAELRKFRWAETSIVFQGAMNSLNPVHKVSTQMLDVIRAHEPQLSGPARVARAQEMLKLVGISADRMDAYPHQLSGGMRQRVMIGMALVLEPQIVIMDEPTTALDVVMQRQILAQLVELRERLGFSVLFITHDLSLLVEFSDRIAIMYGGRIVEQARSADLYKDSLHPYSEGLLKSFPALRGPRRELSGIPGSPPDLRGMPTGCSFHPRCPHAFDRCSTDIPVLGVPEARNDPNRSVACWLPGRVPVA
- a CDS encoding alpha/beta hydrolase, coding for MRIMAALLLLLPAVVPLEARAAPAEPTWQDCRTGSGDAGAELDAADATCTTVRVPLDPLRPDGRTIDLAVSRIKADPAKRRGVLLVNPGGPGGPGIGYPAELKGLLGEVAAQYDLIGFDPRFTGRSAPIDCGPVRLADVFRSSPTAADFQASSRNAARFVAGCPRDGLRHASIRNTARDMDAIRAALGEEKISYYGVSWGADLGVVYSQLFPSRVDRMVVDSVTDVEGSEYHHLATGEQSEAAFDEWAAWAAWRDDTYHLGRSGLQIRTAVTRVLRQRKTLAIGDYRVDSAALPWLLQSALGDESDRDLMARNVRTVLDAAAGRRAEPSEELAGWLAQYYGTVPMISQFVAASVAYTCNDRGWPSDLAAYRRDLRNARDTQPLFAMAFLPCAYWTQHTTEPDLAIGNNVSMLIVQAERDNIPVRWARALHQKLPNSTLKTVDRRAHGVYDERVPSMVAAVNEYLGG
- a CDS encoding GH1 family beta-glucosidase; the protein is MNTTAAPSTSTEAALIAGLPAGFRWGVATSAYQIEGAVDADGRTPSIWDTFCRVPGAVHNGENGDVACEHYTRMPDDVALIKDLGLDTYRFSVSWPRVQPRGTGGVNPAGIAFYDRLVDELLASGIDPWVTLYHWDLPQELEDAGGWPARDTAYRFADYSMLVFDALSDRVDTWTTLNEPWCSAMLGYAYGAHAPGKQDFPAAVAAVHHLLLGHGLATERMREAAPRKLDIGITLNAATAYPASDAEPDLEAARRADGMGARLYLDPLVHGRYPADVIADLAAQGAELPVQDGDLATISAPIDVLGINYYFSQQFTGYAEDGRTVGEDGLPISRTLPLNRPRTAMDWEIVPEGFTDLLVRISRDYPGLPMVVTENGAAFDDEPDENGFVADDGRTAYFTAHLAAVASAIEQGADIRGYLAWSLLDNFEWAYGYEKRFGIVRVDYGTQARTPKQSALYLKDLAEQHRRR
- a CDS encoding DinB family protein translates to MAGVKEELWAGLRAAREANLRKAEGLSEYDLRRPMTASGTNLLGVLKHLGGMECGYLGETFGRDLDRVIPGDEDWEGAADLWARPDESAGFIVDWYREACAHADATIAMLELDAPGWVGHWDEGHQATTLGAMMVRVLGEECRHGGQLDVVRELVDGTGDARDAEKDPEVRRAFVARVQAAADVFGPQQPH
- a CDS encoding ABC transporter permease is translated as MSAPATTITAVTPEGPEVEAAPAKRQRLRFVANPKATTGLVVLALFCLIAVIGPWIAPYDPSARSSDLLQPPSAQHWFGTTHLGQDIFSQVLVGTRGVMFVGLLAGIVATALSVLIGVSSGFLGGAADEALSALSNVFLVIPALPLIIIVASTIPGAGDLMIALVIGLTSWAWGARVLRAQTLSLRRRDYVEAARATGESTWRIITVEILPNLTAIIASGFVGTVIFAVMSEITLAFIGISTISEWNWGTILFWAQSQQALAQGAWWWFVPAGLAIAVLGTALSLVNFGIDEFVSPRLRSSGHTRVKTKDGRTVRMKVGFTPVLTTHDKTAPVTPVVRVDEAKGTV
- a CDS encoding ABC transporter substrate-binding protein, which gives rise to MRARRSVALALTGLLAAALAACSNGDTNNSTASSGGTAATVLNVGMPNGPQTENHNPFLGSSSGASLGYRWMIYEPLVMINGIKPQEPGKPWLATEWKWADNFTKLSLTIRDGVTFSDGKPMTAADVAYSFQLRKDNEGLNQDAIPYGTITQSGNKVDLTFTRSQFVNQNKILAVFVVPKHQWSTFKDPNQDTVKQPIGTGPYKLKSFTPQSTTLELRGEYWQELPKVKELRYTSYNDNNAQTTALANGASEWSFVFVPNVKTVFQNKDPENHKVWAPANLGIHGLWINTTRKPFDNPALRRAMDKVINRDDIFQQAEAGYFYPKIESVTGIPTPAGESFIAPEFKDKLHAVDVDGAKAELAAAGFKLEGDTLKDPSGKPVTITLTDPAGWSDYITSLEIIKDNLSTIGIKASIDKANQDAWFKAFDEGDFDAGMHWTNGGATPYDIYQNIMDGKILKPVGKGGVSGNYGRFNSPEATKALDQYANATDDAARTAALNTLQKIMVEQMPIVPTGASNIGALYSTKNWVGWPDEQNQYAPAQPTQQNALQIVLSLKPAGA